A genome region from Yoonia vestfoldensis includes the following:
- a CDS encoding IS1182-like element ISRssp12 family transposase → MLGPRQEAQAALFYEFSLEDHVPQDHLLRSIDRFVDLNSIRTHLAGFYSHTGRPSVDPELLIRMLLVGYCFGIRSERRLCEEVHLNLAYRWFCRLDLSDRVPDHSTFSKNRHGRFRDSELLRHLFETTVARCIAEGLVSGQRMAIDASLIEADANKQNSTPKDDWDAARIDPADAPRAVREYLDTLDEAAFGAASEVQPKFTSHSDPASQWTAARKGPAFFSYSDNYLIDTDHGVIVDVEATRSIRQAEVGSTKTMLKRAKARFDLHPERLIADTAYGTGPMLGWLVDRKIAPHIPVFDKSGRSDGTWTRAEFEWDAENDQYICPEGHELKQFRRNYSDPNRGPTGKGTARYRALKDVCQACPSKAKCCPNAEARKITREEHEDARQVARDIAKTRQYDISMKLRKKVEMLFAHLKRILGLGRLRLRGPCGANDEFLLAATAQNLRKLAKIFPAPQQTRKA, encoded by the coding sequence ATGTTGGGACCGAGACAGGAAGCGCAGGCAGCACTCTTCTACGAGTTCTCGCTGGAAGATCACGTTCCGCAAGACCACCTTCTTCGCTCCATCGATCGGTTTGTCGATCTGAACAGCATCCGCACCCATCTTGCCGGTTTCTACAGCCACACCGGCCGTCCGTCGGTCGATCCCGAACTGCTGATCCGGATGCTGCTGGTCGGGTATTGCTTCGGCATCCGGTCCGAACGGCGGCTGTGCGAAGAGGTGCATCTGAACCTCGCGTATCGCTGGTTCTGCCGGCTTGACCTGAGTGACCGGGTCCCGGATCATTCGACGTTTTCAAAGAACCGACATGGGCGTTTCCGCGACAGCGAGTTGCTACGGCATCTGTTTGAGACGACTGTCGCGCGCTGCATCGCGGAAGGTCTGGTCAGCGGTCAGCGCATGGCGATTGATGCCAGCCTGATCGAGGCCGATGCCAACAAGCAGAACTCTACGCCGAAGGACGACTGGGACGCGGCGCGGATTGATCCGGCGGATGCACCCCGTGCCGTGCGCGAGTATCTCGACACGCTGGACGAGGCAGCATTCGGTGCGGCCAGCGAGGTCCAGCCCAAGTTCACCTCGCATTCGGACCCGGCCAGCCAGTGGACCGCCGCGCGCAAGGGGCCCGCTTTCTTCAGCTATTCCGACAACTACCTGATCGACACGGATCATGGCGTGATTGTCGATGTAGAAGCCACAAGGTCGATCCGGCAGGCCGAGGTCGGATCGACCAAGACCATGCTGAAGCGGGCGAAGGCCAGGTTCGATCTGCACCCCGAACGCCTGATCGCGGATACGGCTTACGGCACCGGACCGATGCTGGGCTGGCTGGTCGATCGCAAGATCGCGCCCCACATCCCGGTGTTCGACAAGTCCGGACGCAGCGACGGCACCTGGACGCGGGCAGAGTTCGAGTGGGACGCCGAGAACGACCAATATATCTGCCCCGAGGGCCATGAGCTGAAGCAGTTCCGCCGCAACTACTCGGACCCGAACCGGGGACCAACCGGCAAGGGCACAGCCCGTTACCGCGCATTGAAGGACGTCTGCCAAGCGTGCCCATCCAAAGCCAAATGCTGCCCCAACGCCGAGGCGCGGAAGATCACCCGCGAAGAGCATGAAGACGCCCGCCAAGTCGCCCGCGACATCGCCAAGACCCGCCAATACGACATCTCGATGAAGCTCCGAAAAAAGGTCGAGATGCTATTTGCCCACCTCAAACGCATCCTTGGCTTAGGCCGACTGCGATTACGTGGTCCATGCGGCGCAAATGACGAATTCCTCCTCGCCGCAACCGCCCAGAACCTCCGGAAACTGGCCAAGATCTTTCCCGCACCGCAGCAAACGCGAAAAGCCTGA